In a genomic window of Hymenobacter chitinivorans DSM 11115:
- a CDS encoding PaaI family thioesterase, which translates to MEQSYDVATLVGIYNQINHYGRTNGMQLTVAGPGQVEYSMAVRPEHLSSPGTCHGGVIAGLMDSALGAAALTFAFQTGELVSTVEFKINYLHPVRLHDQLVARARVDHSGKTLVVSSAEIHCLNRELIVARGMGTFNRYPADKRDFHRLLFPDADNSPADL; encoded by the coding sequence ATGGAGCAATCCTACGACGTAGCTACCCTGGTTGGTATCTACAACCAAATCAACCACTACGGCCGCACCAACGGTATGCAGCTCACGGTGGCCGGCCCCGGCCAGGTGGAGTACAGCATGGCGGTGCGGCCCGAGCACCTGTCGTCGCCGGGTACCTGCCACGGCGGCGTTATTGCCGGCCTCATGGACTCCGCCCTGGGGGCAGCGGCCCTCACCTTCGCCTTCCAGACCGGGGAGCTGGTGTCCACGGTCGAGTTCAAAATCAACTACCTGCACCCGGTGCGCCTTCACGACCAGCTCGTGGCCCGGGCCCGCGTCGACCACTCGGGTAAGACGCTGGTGGTGAGCAGCGCCGAGATTCATTGCCTCAACCGGGAGCTAATCGTGGCCCGGGGTATGGGGACTTTCAACCGCTACCCGGCCGACAAGCGCGACTTCCACCGCCTGCTCTTCCCCGACGCCGATAATTCGCCCGCTGATCTGTAG
- a CDS encoding DUF962 domain-containing protein has protein sequence MSAAPLTFAEFYPRYLREHSKRGTRILHFTGTTLFLLALGLAVVWQRFNLIPLGIVAAYGFAWVGHFFVERNRPATFQHPWYSLLGDFRLYFDLLRGREQF, from the coding sequence ATGTCTGCCGCGCCCCTCACCTTCGCCGAATTTTACCCCCGCTACCTGCGCGAGCACAGCAAGCGGGGCACCCGCATTCTGCACTTCACTGGCACCACGCTGTTTTTGCTGGCCCTGGGGTTGGCCGTGGTCTGGCAGCGGTTCAACCTGATTCCGCTGGGCATCGTGGCGGCCTATGGCTTTGCCTGGGTGGGGCACTTCTTTGTGGAGCGTAACCGGCCGGCCACGTTTCAACACCCCTGGTATTCCCTGCTCGGCGACTTCCGCCTGTACTTCGACCTGCTGCGGGGCCGGGAGCAATTTTGA
- a CDS encoding GNAT family N-acetyltransferase, which translates to MPVRAPHSPADFAAYYQLRYQVLRQPWQQPPGSERADDDDAPTTMHALYTTPEGHVAGVARQHPSGPRQIQVRYMAVDPAFQGQGIGRQLLAYLEAGARQQGYTECILHARQEAVPFYERLGYHVVAPSHLLFGSIQHFLMRKEL; encoded by the coding sequence ATGCCTGTTCGTGCCCCCCACTCCCCCGCCGACTTTGCCGCCTACTACCAGCTGCGCTACCAAGTGCTGCGCCAGCCCTGGCAGCAGCCACCCGGCTCCGAGCGGGCCGACGACGATGACGCGCCCACCACGATGCATGCCTTGTACACAACTCCCGAAGGCCACGTAGCCGGCGTGGCCCGCCAACACCCGTCCGGCCCCAGGCAGATACAGGTGCGCTACATGGCCGTGGATCCGGCCTTTCAGGGCCAGGGCATCGGGCGGCAGTTGCTGGCATATCTGGAAGCCGGCGCCCGCCAGCAGGGCTATACCGAGTGCATTCTGCACGCCCGCCAGGAGGCAGTGCCCTTCTACGAGCGGCTGGGCTACCACGTCGTGGCCCCATCCCACCTGCTCTTCGGCTCCATTCAGCACTTTCTGATGCGCAAGGAGTTGTAG
- a CDS encoding YajQ family cyclic di-GMP-binding protein, with product MPSFDIVSKVDPQTLENAVNTAKKELQTRYDLRDTKGGIELDKKANTIQLSSENSMRVKALEDILLGRVVKQGLDGTCLDFSAEEQPSGAMVKKTIKVRAGIDKEASRKIMKLIKDSKIKVDAQTQDEQIRVSSKKIDELQQVIALLRQKSAEVGQPLQFVNMK from the coding sequence ATGCCCTCCTTCGACATTGTAAGCAAAGTAGACCCGCAAACCTTGGAAAACGCGGTAAATACCGCCAAAAAAGAGCTGCAGACCCGCTACGACCTGCGTGACACCAAGGGCGGCATTGAGCTCGACAAGAAAGCCAATACCATTCAGCTCAGCTCCGAAAATTCCATGCGCGTCAAGGCCCTGGAGGATATTCTGCTGGGCCGGGTCGTGAAGCAGGGCCTCGACGGTACCTGCCTCGACTTTTCGGCCGAGGAGCAGCCCAGCGGGGCCATGGTCAAGAAAACCATCAAGGTGCGGGCCGGTATCGACAAGGAAGCCAGCCGCAAGATCATGAAGCTCATCAAGGACAGCAAAATCAAGGTCGACGCCCAAACCCAGGACGAGCAAATCCGGGTGTCGAGCAAGAAGATTGACGAGCTCCAACAGGTTATTGCCCTGCTGCGCCAAAAGAGCGCCGAAGTAGGCCAGCCCCTGCAGTTCGTCAACATGAAGTAG
- a CDS encoding TerC family protein has translation MFDISAFSSPATWISLLTLTFMEIVLGIDNIIFISIVVNKLPHDQQKRGRTIGLLLALLFRIGLLLSISWIVSLKDPLFTLNLPFLEPNFGVSGRDLILLAGGLFLLSKSTTEIHTKLQGEEDAAGEGKFHTMSRVIMQIVIVDIVFSFDSILTAVGLVDNVLVMILAVILAMGVMLAFSGYIADFVNKNPTIKMLALSFLIMIGIMLVMEAFHKEIPKGYIYFAMFFSLVVELLNMRLRKKTTPVHLRDSQYD, from the coding sequence GTGTTTGATATTTCTGCTTTTTCCAGCCCCGCCACTTGGATTAGTCTGCTCACGCTGACGTTCATGGAAATCGTGCTGGGCATCGACAACATCATCTTCATTTCTATTGTCGTCAATAAGCTGCCCCACGACCAGCAGAAGCGGGGCCGCACCATTGGGCTGCTGCTGGCCCTGCTGTTCCGCATTGGGCTGCTGCTGAGCATTTCCTGGATTGTGAGCCTCAAGGACCCGCTCTTCACGCTGAACCTGCCCTTCCTGGAGCCCAACTTCGGCGTTTCGGGCCGCGACCTTATCCTGCTGGCCGGGGGCCTGTTCCTGCTGAGCAAGAGCACCACCGAAATTCACACCAAGCTGCAGGGCGAGGAGGACGCGGCCGGGGAAGGCAAGTTTCACACCATGTCGCGCGTCATTATGCAGATTGTCATCGTCGACATCGTCTTCTCCTTCGACTCGATTCTGACGGCCGTGGGGCTGGTCGACAACGTGCTGGTGATGATTCTGGCCGTTATTCTGGCTATGGGCGTCATGCTGGCCTTCTCGGGCTACATTGCCGACTTCGTCAATAAGAACCCCACCATCAAGATGCTGGCCCTGTCGTTCCTGATTATGATTGGCATCATGCTGGTGATGGAAGCCTTCCACAAGGAAATTCCGAAAGGCTACATCTACTTTGCCATGTTCTTCTCCCTGGTTGTGGAGCTGCTCAACATGCGCCTGCGCAAGAAAACCACCCCAGTTCACCTGCGCGACTCGCAGTACGACTAG
- a CDS encoding J domain-containing protein: MMPNHYHTLGVDEQATPDDIRRAYRRLVLLTHPDRTTDPAAHQRFLRINEAYDVLSNPARRRGYDALLEASRTPLPPPPPRTAPGSPPQGRPYRPATANPPRQRRPAPINFGAYQRPVRLWGRILLLLGLLVFIDYYGLRYTTTASLLSAAIYDSGADTYIIRTSKGKFLTSGDYTAGGNSSAGLVQLRVSLLGHFIREARFLPAGPPLPVLFRHQALFTFTSLLLLAAGFTQGKLLGDAGRVNAAILATSFALLVVVLIIRV; the protein is encoded by the coding sequence ATGATGCCGAACCACTACCACACGCTGGGAGTGGACGAGCAGGCCACGCCCGACGATATCCGCCGGGCTTATCGCCGGCTGGTGCTGCTCACCCACCCCGACCGCACCACCGACCCGGCCGCCCACCAGCGGTTTTTGCGCATCAACGAGGCCTACGACGTGCTCAGCAACCCGGCCCGCCGCCGCGGCTACGACGCGCTGCTGGAAGCCTCCCGCACGCCGCTGCCCCCACCACCGCCTAGAACTGCGCCCGGTTCTCCGCCCCAGGGGCGTCCCTACCGCCCGGCCACCGCCAACCCGCCGCGTCAGCGCCGCCCGGCCCCAATTAATTTTGGAGCTTACCAAAGGCCCGTTCGGCTGTGGGGCAGAATTCTGCTGCTGCTGGGCCTGCTCGTTTTCATCGACTACTACGGACTGCGCTACACAACGACGGCCTCGTTGCTTAGCGCTGCCATCTACGACAGCGGAGCCGATACCTACATTATCCGCACGAGCAAAGGGAAATTTCTAACCAGCGGCGACTATACGGCCGGCGGGAATTCTTCTGCCGGCTTAGTCCAGCTACGGGTGTCGCTGCTGGGCCATTTCATTCGCGAAGCCCGCTTTTTGCCCGCTGGCCCGCCCCTGCCGGTTCTGTTCCGGCATCAGGCGCTTTTCACTTTCACGAGCCTGCTCTTGCTGGCGGCCGGCTTCACCCAGGGCAAGCTTCTCGGCGACGCCGGCCGGGTAAATGCGGCCATCTTAGCCACGTCCTTTGCCTTGTTGGTCGTGGTGCTCATAATCAGGGTGTAA
- a CDS encoding T9SS-dependent M36 family metallopeptidase, with amino-acid sequence MRALTAAALLAAPALATAQNAPAERAISQLAAQRSRLGLSEADLRDPAITSQYTDAHNGLTHTYLRQRYQGVEVYGAVADVHLDRAGKVASLNSSFLPNVTQLARPATPALSAEQAVAAAAKALNMPAPGSLQTLKAGTAAAGMEFSDAGISLEKISVKLMYLPLADGSLRLVWDVTLAPLSADHYWSARVDASTGVLLDKNDLTISESFSVSTLTRPVAQMAAAAASPQPAVTPVVGRRPNVANSYNVWPLTVESPTHGARQLMTNPADVLASPFGWHDTDGVAGAEYTITRGNNVHAYDDRNNRNVYSAATSVSPDGGANLEFDFPFNSLKETAAATNLNAAVVNLFYWNNLVHDIMFRKGFNEVSGNFQAKNYGATGLGNDAVRAEAQDGATLALPNLNNANFSAPADGSPPRMQMYLWDRSELAINITAPAALAGSLNALEGSLGRKLSNVGPITANLVVVNDGSAKPERGCNEPLVNAAAVNGSIALIERGKCGFANKIKNAQNAGARMVIMMDSVPNSTTLTRMGGSAPDTIGLRIPSVFITKADGERLKTAARSGQIISISASGALYYRDGDFDNGIIAHEYGHGISNRLTGGPATTSCLNNAEQMGEGWSDFFGLWMTTKPGDVGTAGRGIGTYASFEPTTGPGIRPTRYSTDMSINPSTYALIGTTGYTAVHSIGYVWASVLWDLNWALINRYGYNADLTGTTGGNNIALQLVIDGLKLQKCSPGFLDGRDAILKADAANNGGANADLIWKVFARRGMGANAVQGSSNSLTDNTAGYELPAVLSTQKALNESLVEVYPNPAHDQLTVRTQVSSATPVMVEVLTMLGRKVMSSSAAPARIQSEGLRLNTSELANGLYVVRLTTSEGTMTKKVVVQH; translated from the coding sequence ATGCGCGCTCTTACCGCCGCTGCATTACTGGCTGCTCCCGCGCTGGCAACGGCCCAAAATGCTCCGGCCGAACGGGCCATCAGTCAGCTCGCGGCCCAACGCAGCCGCCTGGGCCTAAGCGAGGCCGACCTGCGTGACCCGGCCATTACGAGCCAGTATACCGACGCCCACAACGGCCTGACCCATACGTATCTGCGTCAGCGCTACCAGGGCGTAGAGGTGTACGGGGCCGTAGCCGACGTGCACCTGGACCGGGCCGGTAAAGTGGCCAGCCTCAACAGCAGCTTTCTGCCCAACGTAACCCAGCTGGCCCGCCCCGCTACTCCGGCCCTATCGGCCGAGCAGGCTGTGGCGGCTGCGGCCAAGGCGCTGAACATGCCCGCCCCCGGCAGCCTGCAAACCCTGAAAGCCGGCACCGCTGCCGCGGGAATGGAGTTTAGTGACGCCGGCATTTCGCTGGAGAAAATCTCGGTTAAGCTCATGTACCTGCCCCTGGCCGACGGCTCGTTGCGGCTGGTGTGGGACGTGACCCTGGCTCCCCTGTCCGCCGACCACTACTGGAGCGCCCGGGTGGATGCCAGCACGGGCGTTCTGCTCGATAAAAACGACCTTACCATCAGTGAGAGCTTCAGCGTGAGCACCCTGACGCGGCCCGTAGCGCAGATGGCCGCCGCGGCCGCCAGTCCCCAGCCGGCGGTAACTCCGGTGGTGGGCCGCCGTCCCAACGTGGCTAATAGCTACAACGTGTGGCCCCTGACGGTAGAGAGCCCGACCCACGGAGCCCGGCAGCTAATGACCAACCCCGCCGACGTGCTGGCCTCGCCCTTTGGCTGGCACGATACCGACGGAGTAGCCGGGGCTGAATACACCATTACCCGCGGCAACAACGTGCACGCCTACGACGACCGGAACAACCGCAACGTGTACTCGGCCGCGACCAGCGTGAGCCCCGACGGCGGCGCTAACCTGGAGTTCGACTTTCCTTTCAATAGCCTGAAGGAGACGGCCGCGGCCACCAACCTGAACGCGGCCGTCGTGAACCTGTTCTACTGGAACAACCTGGTGCACGACATCATGTTCCGCAAAGGCTTTAACGAGGTCAGCGGTAACTTCCAAGCCAAAAACTACGGCGCCACGGGCCTCGGTAACGACGCCGTACGGGCCGAAGCACAGGATGGCGCGACGCTGGCCCTACCGAACCTGAACAACGCTAACTTCTCGGCCCCGGCCGACGGCTCGCCACCCCGGATGCAGATGTACCTGTGGGACCGGTCCGAGCTGGCTATCAACATCACGGCCCCGGCGGCCCTGGCCGGTTCGCTGAACGCCCTGGAAGGCTCCTTGGGCCGCAAATTGTCTAACGTGGGTCCCATCACGGCCAATCTGGTAGTCGTAAATGACGGCTCGGCCAAGCCCGAGCGCGGCTGCAACGAACCCCTCGTGAATGCCGCGGCCGTCAACGGCAGCATTGCCCTGATTGAGCGCGGCAAGTGCGGCTTCGCCAACAAAATCAAAAATGCCCAGAACGCCGGTGCCCGCATGGTTATCATGATGGACAGCGTGCCGAACTCGACCACGCTGACCCGCATGGGCGGCTCGGCGCCCGACACCATTGGCCTGCGCATTCCCTCGGTTTTCATTACCAAAGCGGATGGGGAGCGTTTGAAAACGGCAGCCCGCAGTGGTCAGATCATCTCGATTTCGGCTTCCGGCGCCCTCTACTACCGCGACGGGGACTTCGACAACGGCATCATTGCCCACGAATACGGCCACGGCATCTCGAACCGCCTCACCGGCGGGCCGGCCACCACGAGCTGCCTCAACAATGCCGAACAGATGGGCGAAGGCTGGAGTGACTTCTTCGGCTTGTGGATGACCACGAAGCCCGGCGACGTGGGCACTGCGGGTCGGGGTATTGGCACTTACGCCTCCTTCGAGCCTACCACGGGCCCCGGTATCCGGCCAACCCGCTACAGCACCGATATGAGCATCAACCCGTCGACGTATGCCCTGATTGGCACCACGGGCTACACGGCCGTGCACAGCATCGGCTACGTGTGGGCCTCGGTACTGTGGGACCTGAACTGGGCTCTGATCAACCGCTACGGCTACAATGCGGACCTGACCGGCACGACCGGCGGCAATAACATTGCCTTGCAATTGGTAATCGACGGCCTGAAGCTGCAGAAGTGCAGCCCCGGCTTCCTAGACGGCCGCGACGCCATTCTCAAAGCGGATGCCGCCAACAACGGCGGTGCCAACGCCGACCTGATCTGGAAAGTATTTGCCCGGCGGGGTATGGGCGCCAACGCCGTGCAGGGTAGCAGCAACTCCCTCACCGACAACACGGCCGGCTACGAGCTGCCCGCCGTGCTGAGCACCCAGAAAGCCTTGAACGAGAGCCTGGTGGAAGTATACCCCAACCCGGCCCACGACCAGCTGACCGTGCGGACGCAGGTAAGCAGCGCAACGCCAGTGATGGTGGAAGTGCTGACGATGCTGGGCCGGAAGGTAATGAGCTCCTCGGCGGCTCCGGCCCGTATCCAGTCCGAAGGCCTGCGCCTGAACACCTCGGAATTGGCTAACGGCCTGTACGTGGTGCGCCTGACCACGTCGGAAGGCACGATGACCAAAAAAGTGGTGGTGCAGCACTAA
- a CDS encoding RNA methyltransferase, which translates to MRKRTMEELNRLSVADFKSTQKFPLTLVLDNVRSLHNVGSAFRTADAFAIEKIWLCGITGRPPQREITKTALGSTESVTWEYAATTVEAIQQLKAAGYVVVAVEQTDASRLLPDFRPVPGQPYALIMGNEVFGVDDEVLALCDAAVEIPQFGTKHSLNVSVAAGVVLWDFIGKLLSTSA; encoded by the coding sequence ATGCGCAAAAGAACAATGGAAGAGCTGAACCGGCTCTCGGTGGCAGACTTCAAAAGTACGCAAAAATTCCCCCTTACCCTGGTCCTCGACAACGTGCGCAGCCTGCACAACGTGGGCTCGGCCTTCCGCACCGCCGACGCCTTTGCCATCGAGAAAATCTGGCTCTGCGGCATTACCGGGCGCCCTCCGCAGCGCGAAATAACGAAGACGGCCCTGGGCAGCACCGAGTCGGTAACGTGGGAATATGCCGCTACCACCGTGGAAGCCATTCAGCAGCTCAAGGCCGCCGGCTACGTGGTGGTGGCCGTGGAGCAAACCGACGCCAGCCGGCTGCTCCCTGATTTCCGGCCCGTACCCGGCCAGCCTTACGCGCTGATAATGGGCAACGAAGTATTCGGCGTCGACGACGAGGTGCTGGCCCTGTGCGACGCGGCGGTGGAAATTCCGCAATTCGGCACCAAGCATTCCCTGAACGTGAGTGTGGCGGCGGGTGTGGTGCTATGGGACTTTATCGGCAAACTACTGTCGACTTCCGCTTAG